A part of Larimichthys crocea isolate SSNF chromosome VII, L_crocea_2.0, whole genome shotgun sequence genomic DNA contains:
- the LOC104922851 gene encoding solute carrier family 13 member 2 isoform X3 — protein MMGIMESGEVCIQYLKDSNMLFIGGLLVAIAVEQWNLHRRIALQVLLIVGVKPSLLMIGFMGTTAFLSMWISNTASTAMMLPIANAVLQQLCDTEANADERHYSLTVAKDGQDNQAYEMNDTKESHGNELKHKDSRINMDADKDNDSKDIKRMNENDVTSSVPAEVCESTLEAELRRLKREQNYAKLTKGMSLSVCYAASIGGTATLTGTTPNVILKGQIDELFPHNGGIINFASWFGFSFPNMLLMLVLSWLWLQFMFLGFDLRKSFGCGTKNNGDREAYQVIKDEYKKLGRMSFAEGCVLVIFTLLVLLWFTREPGFIPGWATVLFNKDKTYVTDGTVAILMSTLFFCIPSNLPRCRTSSDGTPAEAPSPLLSWDIVHEKMPWNILLLLGGGFALAHGSEKSGLSLWLGESLVPLQSIPPFAISILLCLLVAMFTECSSNTATTTLFLPILASMATAIKIHPLYVMLPCTISASLAFMLPVATPPNAIAFSYGNLKVMDMAKAGFILNFVGVMTINIAINTWGVPMFQLNTFPSWANATKTP, from the exons ATGATGGGCATCATGGAATCAGGAGAG GTTTGTATCCAGTACCTTAAAGACTCAAACATGCTCTTTATTGGTGGGCTGCTGGTGGCCATCGCTGTCGAACAATGGAACCTGCACAGGAGGATTGCCCTACAAGTTCTGCTTATTGTGGGGGTCAAGCCATCGCT TTTGATGATCGGTTTCATGGGCACCACGGCCTTTCTGTCCATGTGGATCAGTAACACAGCCTCCACAGCCATGATGCTGCCCATCGCCAatgctgtgctgcagcagctgtgtgacACAGAGGCCAATGCTGATGAGAGGCACTACAGCTTGACAGTCGCAAAGGATGGTCAAGATAATCAGGCATATGAGATGAATGACACCAAAGAAAGCCACGGCAATGAGCTTAAACATAAGGACAGCAGAATTAACATGG ATGCGGATAAAGACAATGACAGCAAAGACATaaagagaatgaatgaaaatgatgttACTTCAA gTGTCCCTGCAGAGGTTTGTGAAAGTACGTTGGAGGCTGAGCTGCGCAGACTGAAGCGGGAACAGAATTATGCCAAACTGACTAAAGGCATGAGCCTAAGTGTATGTTACGCTGCCAGCATTGGCGGGACTGCCACTCTCACTGGAACCACACCCAATGTTATCCTAAAGGGCCAGATTGATGA ACTCTTCCCACATAATGGAGGCATTATCAACTTTGCGAGCTGGTTTGGCTTTTCATTCCCTAACATGCTGCTCATGCTCGTCTTGTCCTGGTTGTGGCTGCAGTTTATGTTTTTGGGCTTTGA CTTGAGGAAGTCCTTTGGGTGTGGCACAAAGAACAATGGTGACAGGGAGGCATACCAAGTGATCAAGGATGAGTACAAAAAGTTGGGCAGGATGAGCTTTGCTGAAGGCTGCGTGCTGGTTATCTTCACGTTGCtggttcttctgtggtttaCCAGGGAGCCTGGGTTCATACCCGGCTGGGCCACTGTGCTCTTCAACAAAGACAAAAC GTACGTCACAGATGGCACCGTGGCCATATTAATGTCAACACTCTTCTTCTGCATCCCGTCCAATTTGCCCAGATGCAGAACGTCCAGTGATG GGACCCCTGCTGAAGCTCCTTCACCTCTGCTTAGTTGGGATATTGTCCATGAAAAGATGCCTTGGAACATCCTTTTGCTTCTGGGAGGAGGTTTTGCATTGGCCCACGGAAGTGAG AAATCTGGACTTTCTTTGTGGCTGGGAGAAAGTCTCGTACCGCTGCAGAGCATCCCTCCTTTTGCCATCTCCATCCTGTTGTGTCTGCTGGTGGCCATGTTCACCGAATGTTCCAGCAACACTGCTACCACCACTCTGTTTCTGCCAATATTGGCCTCTATG gCCACTGCCATCAAGATACATCCACTATACGTCATGCTCCCATGCACCATCTCTGCCTCGCTGGCTTTCATGCTGCCTGTAGCCACTCCACCCAACGCCATCGCCTTCTCCTATGGCAACCTCAAAGTCATGGACATG GCCAAAGCTGGATTCATTCTAAATTTCGTTGGAGTCATGACCATCAACATAGCCATTAACACATGGGGAGTGCCTATGTTCCAGCTGAATACCTTTCCCAGTTGGGCCAATGCCACCAAAACTCCTTGA
- the LOC104922851 gene encoding solute carrier family 13 member 2 isoform X2 codes for MALYWCTECIPLAVTALLPVILFPMMGIMESGEVCIQYLKDSNMLFIGGLLVAIAVEQWNLHRRIALQVLLIVGVKPSLLMIGFMGTTAFLSMWISNTASTAMMLPIANAVLQQLCDTEANADERHYSLTVAKDGQDNQAYEMNDTKESHGNELKHKDSRINMDADKDNDSKDIKRMNENDVTSSVPAEVCESTLEAELRRLKREQNYAKLTKGMSLSVCYAASIGGTATLTGTTPNVILKGQIDELFPHNGGIINFASWFGFSFPNMLLMLVLSWLWLQFMFLGFDLRKSFGCGTKNNGDREAYQVIKDEYKKLGRMSFAEGCVLVIFTLLVLLWFTREPGFIPGWATVLFNKDKTYVTDGTVAILMSTLFFCIPSNLPRCRTSSDGTPAEAPSPLLSWDIVHEKMPWNILLLLGGGFALAHGSEKSGLSLWLGESLVPLQSIPPFAISILLCLLVAMFTECSSNTATTTLFLPILASMATAIKIHPLYVMLPCTISASLAFMLPVATPPNAIAFSYGNLKVMDMAKAGFILNFVGVMTINIAINTWGVPMFQLNTFPSWANATKTP; via the exons ATGGCTTTGTACTGGTGTACAGAGTGTATCCCTCTGGCTGTGACCGCCCTGCTGCCTGTCATTCTCTTCCCCATGATGGGCATCATGGAATCAGGAGAG GTTTGTATCCAGTACCTTAAAGACTCAAACATGCTCTTTATTGGTGGGCTGCTGGTGGCCATCGCTGTCGAACAATGGAACCTGCACAGGAGGATTGCCCTACAAGTTCTGCTTATTGTGGGGGTCAAGCCATCGCT TTTGATGATCGGTTTCATGGGCACCACGGCCTTTCTGTCCATGTGGATCAGTAACACAGCCTCCACAGCCATGATGCTGCCCATCGCCAatgctgtgctgcagcagctgtgtgacACAGAGGCCAATGCTGATGAGAGGCACTACAGCTTGACAGTCGCAAAGGATGGTCAAGATAATCAGGCATATGAGATGAATGACACCAAAGAAAGCCACGGCAATGAGCTTAAACATAAGGACAGCAGAATTAACATGG ATGCGGATAAAGACAATGACAGCAAAGACATaaagagaatgaatgaaaatgatgttACTTCAA gTGTCCCTGCAGAGGTTTGTGAAAGTACGTTGGAGGCTGAGCTGCGCAGACTGAAGCGGGAACAGAATTATGCCAAACTGACTAAAGGCATGAGCCTAAGTGTATGTTACGCTGCCAGCATTGGCGGGACTGCCACTCTCACTGGAACCACACCCAATGTTATCCTAAAGGGCCAGATTGATGA ACTCTTCCCACATAATGGAGGCATTATCAACTTTGCGAGCTGGTTTGGCTTTTCATTCCCTAACATGCTGCTCATGCTCGTCTTGTCCTGGTTGTGGCTGCAGTTTATGTTTTTGGGCTTTGA CTTGAGGAAGTCCTTTGGGTGTGGCACAAAGAACAATGGTGACAGGGAGGCATACCAAGTGATCAAGGATGAGTACAAAAAGTTGGGCAGGATGAGCTTTGCTGAAGGCTGCGTGCTGGTTATCTTCACGTTGCtggttcttctgtggtttaCCAGGGAGCCTGGGTTCATACCCGGCTGGGCCACTGTGCTCTTCAACAAAGACAAAAC GTACGTCACAGATGGCACCGTGGCCATATTAATGTCAACACTCTTCTTCTGCATCCCGTCCAATTTGCCCAGATGCAGAACGTCCAGTGATG GGACCCCTGCTGAAGCTCCTTCACCTCTGCTTAGTTGGGATATTGTCCATGAAAAGATGCCTTGGAACATCCTTTTGCTTCTGGGAGGAGGTTTTGCATTGGCCCACGGAAGTGAG AAATCTGGACTTTCTTTGTGGCTGGGAGAAAGTCTCGTACCGCTGCAGAGCATCCCTCCTTTTGCCATCTCCATCCTGTTGTGTCTGCTGGTGGCCATGTTCACCGAATGTTCCAGCAACACTGCTACCACCACTCTGTTTCTGCCAATATTGGCCTCTATG gCCACTGCCATCAAGATACATCCACTATACGTCATGCTCCCATGCACCATCTCTGCCTCGCTGGCTTTCATGCTGCCTGTAGCCACTCCACCCAACGCCATCGCCTTCTCCTATGGCAACCTCAAAGTCATGGACATG GCCAAAGCTGGATTCATTCTAAATTTCGTTGGAGTCATGACCATCAACATAGCCATTAACACATGGGGAGTGCCTATGTTCCAGCTGAATACCTTTCCCAGTTGGGCCAATGCCACCAAAACTCCTTGA
- the LOC104922851 gene encoding solute carrier family 13 member 2 isoform X1: MAGFFTWLWRYRNYIVIVLTPILVLPLPLIIPTPQAKCGFVIILMALYWCTECIPLAVTALLPVILFPMMGIMESGEVCIQYLKDSNMLFIGGLLVAIAVEQWNLHRRIALQVLLIVGVKPSLLMIGFMGTTAFLSMWISNTASTAMMLPIANAVLQQLCDTEANADERHYSLTVAKDGQDNQAYEMNDTKESHGNELKHKDSRINMDADKDNDSKDIKRMNENDVTSSVPAEVCESTLEAELRRLKREQNYAKLTKGMSLSVCYAASIGGTATLTGTTPNVILKGQIDELFPHNGGIINFASWFGFSFPNMLLMLVLSWLWLQFMFLGFDLRKSFGCGTKNNGDREAYQVIKDEYKKLGRMSFAEGCVLVIFTLLVLLWFTREPGFIPGWATVLFNKDKTYVTDGTVAILMSTLFFCIPSNLPRCRTSSDGTPAEAPSPLLSWDIVHEKMPWNILLLLGGGFALAHGSEKSGLSLWLGESLVPLQSIPPFAISILLCLLVAMFTECSSNTATTTLFLPILASMATAIKIHPLYVMLPCTISASLAFMLPVATPPNAIAFSYGNLKVMDMAKAGFILNFVGVMTINIAINTWGVPMFQLNTFPSWANATKTP, encoded by the exons ATGGCTGGATTTTTTACATGGCTGTGGCGGTATAGGAACTACATTGTGATAGTCCTGACACCTATTTTAGTGTTGCCTCTGCCACTGATCATCCCAACACCG CAAGCAAAATGTGGCTTTGTAATTATCCTCATGGCTTTGTACTGGTGTACAGAGTGTATCCCTCTGGCTGTGACCGCCCTGCTGCCTGTCATTCTCTTCCCCATGATGGGCATCATGGAATCAGGAGAG GTTTGTATCCAGTACCTTAAAGACTCAAACATGCTCTTTATTGGTGGGCTGCTGGTGGCCATCGCTGTCGAACAATGGAACCTGCACAGGAGGATTGCCCTACAAGTTCTGCTTATTGTGGGGGTCAAGCCATCGCT TTTGATGATCGGTTTCATGGGCACCACGGCCTTTCTGTCCATGTGGATCAGTAACACAGCCTCCACAGCCATGATGCTGCCCATCGCCAatgctgtgctgcagcagctgtgtgacACAGAGGCCAATGCTGATGAGAGGCACTACAGCTTGACAGTCGCAAAGGATGGTCAAGATAATCAGGCATATGAGATGAATGACACCAAAGAAAGCCACGGCAATGAGCTTAAACATAAGGACAGCAGAATTAACATGG ATGCGGATAAAGACAATGACAGCAAAGACATaaagagaatgaatgaaaatgatgttACTTCAA gTGTCCCTGCAGAGGTTTGTGAAAGTACGTTGGAGGCTGAGCTGCGCAGACTGAAGCGGGAACAGAATTATGCCAAACTGACTAAAGGCATGAGCCTAAGTGTATGTTACGCTGCCAGCATTGGCGGGACTGCCACTCTCACTGGAACCACACCCAATGTTATCCTAAAGGGCCAGATTGATGA ACTCTTCCCACATAATGGAGGCATTATCAACTTTGCGAGCTGGTTTGGCTTTTCATTCCCTAACATGCTGCTCATGCTCGTCTTGTCCTGGTTGTGGCTGCAGTTTATGTTTTTGGGCTTTGA CTTGAGGAAGTCCTTTGGGTGTGGCACAAAGAACAATGGTGACAGGGAGGCATACCAAGTGATCAAGGATGAGTACAAAAAGTTGGGCAGGATGAGCTTTGCTGAAGGCTGCGTGCTGGTTATCTTCACGTTGCtggttcttctgtggtttaCCAGGGAGCCTGGGTTCATACCCGGCTGGGCCACTGTGCTCTTCAACAAAGACAAAAC GTACGTCACAGATGGCACCGTGGCCATATTAATGTCAACACTCTTCTTCTGCATCCCGTCCAATTTGCCCAGATGCAGAACGTCCAGTGATG GGACCCCTGCTGAAGCTCCTTCACCTCTGCTTAGTTGGGATATTGTCCATGAAAAGATGCCTTGGAACATCCTTTTGCTTCTGGGAGGAGGTTTTGCATTGGCCCACGGAAGTGAG AAATCTGGACTTTCTTTGTGGCTGGGAGAAAGTCTCGTACCGCTGCAGAGCATCCCTCCTTTTGCCATCTCCATCCTGTTGTGTCTGCTGGTGGCCATGTTCACCGAATGTTCCAGCAACACTGCTACCACCACTCTGTTTCTGCCAATATTGGCCTCTATG gCCACTGCCATCAAGATACATCCACTATACGTCATGCTCCCATGCACCATCTCTGCCTCGCTGGCTTTCATGCTGCCTGTAGCCACTCCACCCAACGCCATCGCCTTCTCCTATGGCAACCTCAAAGTCATGGACATG GCCAAAGCTGGATTCATTCTAAATTTCGTTGGAGTCATGACCATCAACATAGCCATTAACACATGGGGAGTGCCTATGTTCCAGCTGAATACCTTTCCCAGTTGGGCCAATGCCACCAAAACTCCTTGA